Below is a genomic region from Rhizobium sp. 9140.
CGAAACTGGATCTGTCGATGTGGTCCTTGATCGCCGCCCAGGATGCGGCCGCACTCATGGCGCGGCCGGGCTCCCTTGCCAACGCATCGACAGTCGGCAGAACTTCGTCGTGGAGCCAGCTTTCGAATGCGGCGTCCTGCACAGCGATGGTCATGAGACCTTCGCGGATCACATCGCTCTCCGTCGCATATTCGCCGGAGGCGACCTTCTCCTTCACCAGCGTTGCCATGTCGTCCGGAAGAGTGATGCGAAATGCCTGCATGCCCTCGGCTCCTTGATGTTCTCCGGATACTTTATCGCATCGCGTCTGAAACGGGAATGGGTCTTGCAGACGGTCGCGTGGCACCGGACATCGTGGCTGCTGCGGAATAGGTCTTATGGATATAGCCTCACAACACCAGCCGGAACCGTGCGAACCCGTCCGCGCCATCCCCCGCATCCTCGATCTTCGCTGCCTTGACCTGCCCCAGCAGCGGTCGCGCCTTCGGGCCGGTTTCGAAGAGGGCCGTCGTGCCTTGCAGGGG
It encodes:
- a CDS encoding ribbon-helix-helix domain-containing protein, encoding MQAFRITLPDDMATLVKEKVASGEYATESDVIREGLMTIAVQDAAFESWLHDEVLPTVDALAREPGRAMSAAASWAAIKDHIDRSSFDDKT